Proteins from a single region of Chryseobacterium sp. W4I1:
- a CDS encoding cytochrome-c peroxidase has translation MMLILKTTTFKKPIKFLLKGSIIFPKNKDFETFDRIEFYKKYIQPLYEEFGKWDGSPDDLKEFSGWNVGNKNFFSSDFLDPYFYTLLKSSEDNSDLRSLGKSIFYDQNLSQNGKMSCAACHLQENAFTDLKIKSQSNVEGKTVLRNSPSLYNAVFAKRFFYDLRAFYLEQQAEHVIYNDDEFNTSYEDIIKKLKTKPEYKKAFRTAFKDGKINKENFSKALSSYVASLYSFDSDFDRFMRNEKDVSDDIKKGYNLFMGKASCATCHFAPHFSGLVPPFFNENESEVLGVTSKPVNDLPVELDTDLGRGNSPVKKEKSWIYDYSFKTVTVRNIALTKPYFHNGAFNTLEEVLDFYNEGGGEGLGLKMKNQTLPPDKLDLTKTEISQIIAFLNSLTDVSKAK, from the coding sequence ATGATGCTTATTTTAAAAACTACAACGTTCAAAAAGCCAATCAAGTTCTTACTGAAGGGATCAATTATCTTTCCAAAAAATAAAGATTTTGAAACTTTTGACAGAATCGAATTTTATAAAAAATATATTCAGCCTCTTTATGAAGAGTTTGGAAAGTGGGACGGCAGCCCGGATGATCTTAAAGAGTTCTCCGGCTGGAATGTTGGGAATAAAAACTTTTTTAGCAGTGATTTTCTGGATCCCTATTTCTATACACTTTTAAAATCATCTGAAGATAACTCTGATCTCCGAAGCCTTGGGAAATCTATTTTCTATGACCAGAATTTAAGCCAGAACGGTAAAATGAGCTGTGCTGCCTGCCATCTTCAGGAAAATGCTTTTACAGATCTCAAAATAAAATCCCAGAGCAATGTGGAAGGAAAGACTGTTTTAAGAAATTCTCCATCCTTGTATAACGCCGTTTTTGCGAAAAGATTTTTTTACGACCTACGTGCATTTTATCTGGAACAGCAGGCAGAACACGTGATCTACAACGATGATGAGTTTAATACCAGCTATGAAGACATCATCAAAAAATTAAAAACAAAACCTGAATATAAAAAAGCTTTCCGTACCGCTTTCAAAGACGGTAAAATAAACAAAGAAAATTTTTCCAAGGCTTTAAGTTCTTATGTGGCATCTCTGTATTCTTTTGATAGTGATTTCGACCGTTTTATGAGAAATGAAAAAGACGTTTCTGATGATATAAAAAAAGGATACAATCTGTTTATGGGTAAGGCCAGTTGTGCCACATGCCATTTTGCACCTCATTTTTCAGGGTTGGTGCCTCCTTTTTTTAATGAAAATGAATCTGAGGTATTGGGAGTAACCTCAAAACCTGTTAATGATCTTCCTGTTGAACTGGATACTGATCTGGGAAGAGGAAACAGTCCCGTGAAAAAAGAAAAATCCTGGATCTACGATTATTCTTTCAAAACCGTTACGGTAAGAAATATTGCCCTTACCAAACCGTATTTTCATAACGGTGCTTTCAATACCCTGGAAGAAGTGCTGGATTTCTATAATGAAGGCGGAGGAGAAGGTCTCGGACTGAAAATGAAAAACCAAACACTTCCACCGGACAAACTGGATCTTACTAAAACAGAGATCAGTCAGATTATTGCTTTCCTAAATTCATTGACGGATGTGAGTAAGGCGAAGTGA